From a region of the Thiorhodovibrio winogradskyi genome:
- a CDS encoding DUF433 domain-containing protein, whose translation MNADHDQRITFNPRQCGGRPCIRGMRIRVADILEMLAQGVEVKEILADFPDLEPEDINACLHYAAKRSDIPRLAA comes from the coding sequence ATGAACGCCGACCACGATCAACGCATTACTTTCAACCCTCGCCAATGTGGTGGACGGCCCTGCATTCGCGGCATGCGTATTCGCGTCGCCGACATCCTGGAGATGTTGGCGCAAGGAGTCGAGGTCAAAGAGATCCTCGCCGACTTCCCCGACCTGGAACCTGAAGACATCAATGCCTGCCTGCATTACGCAGCCAAGCGGTCCGACATCCCAAGACTGGCTGCATGA
- a CDS encoding DUF5615 family PIN-like protein has translation MIFWIDAQLPPGLAPWLTERFGVEAKSLRFLGLQDAEDLEIFNIARADGDVVLISKDSDFVDLVSQQGPPPRLLWVTCGNLTNRRLREVLLRVFEDAQAALEVGEVIIELGDA, from the coding sequence ATGATCTTTTGGATCGACGCGCAATTGCCACCAGGGCTGGCACCCTGGCTGACTGAGCGCTTTGGCGTTGAGGCGAAGTCGTTGCGTTTCCTTGGCTTGCAGGATGCCGAGGATTTAGAGATTTTCAATATTGCCCGCGCTGACGGCGATGTGGTGCTGATCAGCAAAGACAGCGACTTCGTCGACCTCGTGTCGCAACAAGGTCCGCCGCCGCGATTGCTCTGGGTGACCTGTGGCAACCTGACGAATCGGCGCCTTCGCGAGGTTCTGCTGCGCGTCTTCGAGGATGCACAGGCAGCGCTTGAAGTCGGTGAAGTGATCATCGAACTCGGCGATGCATGA
- a CDS encoding transposase, protein MPRRPRLHIADYPHHIVQRGHNRAACFFADEDYQAYLHWLGEGLQKTGVRLHAYVLMTNHVHLLLTPKAADDIPRLIIALGRRFVQYINRRIPGTVYLILSRRTPNGVTVLPRRL, encoded by the coding sequence ATGCCAAGACGCCCCCGTTTGCACATTGCCGACTACCCTCACCACATTGTCCAGCGCGGCCATAATCGCGCGGCTTGCTTCTTTGCCGATGAAGACTACCAGGCTTATCTCCATTGGCTTGGAGAGGGCTTGCAGAAAACCGGGGTACGATTGCACGCCTATGTGCTGATGACCAATCATGTCCATCTGCTGCTCACGCCAAAGGCGGCGGACGACATTCCACGCTTGATCATCGCGCTGGGCCGGCGGTTCGTGCAATACATTAACCGCAGAATTCCGGGGACAGTATACTTAATTCTTAGTCGAAGAACGCCAAATGGGGTTACAGTTTTACCAAGGCGTTTGTGA
- a CDS encoding transposase: MARLPRVVVPGLPHHVTQRGNRRQQTFFSDDDYAEYRRLLSLSCRACETRVLAYCFMPNHVHLILVPATEFGLRDALGEAHRRYTRMINFRQGWRGHLWQERFHSFVMDERHLIAAARYVELNPVRARLCQRPEDWEWSSARVHLAGVDDAFVQVEPLLELISDWHRFLSEPEDGDTVEALHAHARTGRPLGGDDFVEALEQRLGRALKRQKPGPKPRQRDTDTRDMFDHGA; the protein is encoded by the coding sequence ATGGCACGACTTCCGCGCGTGGTGGTTCCGGGGCTGCCGCATCATGTAACGCAGCGCGGCAATCGACGGCAGCAGACGTTTTTTAGCGATGACGACTATGCGGAGTATCGTCGCTTGCTCTCGCTCTCCTGTCGTGCCTGCGAAACGCGGGTGTTGGCTTACTGCTTCATGCCCAATCATGTGCATCTGATTCTGGTTCCCGCGACGGAGTTTGGTTTGCGGGATGCGTTGGGTGAAGCCCATCGGCGTTACACCCGAATGATCAATTTTCGCCAAGGCTGGCGGGGGCACCTGTGGCAGGAACGGTTCCACTCGTTCGTCATGGATGAGCGGCATTTGATCGCCGCGGCTCGGTATGTGGAGTTAAATCCCGTGCGCGCTCGCCTGTGCCAACGGCCAGAGGATTGGGAGTGGTCGAGTGCGCGGGTGCATTTGGCGGGAGTGGATGATGCGTTTGTCCAAGTCGAGCCGCTGTTGGAGCTGATCTCAGACTGGCACCGCTTTCTTAGCGAGCCGGAGGACGGGGACACTGTCGAAGCCCTGCACGCTCATGCCCGCACCGGGCGGCCGCTCGGCGGGGATGACTTTGTCGAAGCACTGGAGCAGCGCCTAGGTCGTGCGCTTAAGCGCCAAAAGCCTGGACCAAAGCCACGCCAACGGGATACTGACACGCGGGATATGTTCGACCATGGCGCTTAA
- a CDS encoding phosphoribosyltransferase, with product MALKPARTPLRDFPPVVIHSPEIAVKRHPDYRAAKSGDVQAAFSLVKATIAEPAVLKIRELVAGRQVILASAHAVERDGVNAIPEALADELSARLSLPVDEGLVQINIVGHTGANGFARLARPAAFDGEVISGACYLLVDDFVGQGGTLANLKGHIESNGGVVIGATVLTGKPFSAVLSPTREQLTALREKHGQTLETWWHERFGYGFDCLTQSEARYLERSPDADTIRSRLIEEE from the coding sequence ATGGCGCTTAAGCCAGCCCGTACCCCGTTGCGCGATTTTCCGCCAGTGGTGATTCACAGCCCTGAAATCGCGGTCAAGCGGCATCCCGACTATCGCGCGGCGAAGTCCGGGGATGTGCAAGCGGCGTTTTCGCTGGTCAAAGCGACCATCGCCGAGCCAGCGGTGCTGAAGATTCGCGAACTTGTTGCTGGGCGTCAAGTCATCCTCGCCTCGGCACATGCCGTTGAGCGTGACGGGGTGAACGCAATTCCGGAAGCCTTGGCGGATGAACTCAGTGCGCGTCTCAGTCTGCCGGTTGATGAAGGCTTGGTGCAGATCAACATTGTCGGTCATACGGGCGCGAATGGATTTGCCCGCCTGGCCAGACCGGCCGCATTTGATGGCGAAGTCATTTCCGGAGCCTGTTACTTGCTGGTGGATGACTTTGTCGGACAAGGTGGAACGCTTGCAAACCTGAAGGGGCATATCGAGTCGAATGGCGGCGTCGTCATTGGTGCAACGGTACTCACCGGCAAACCCTTTTCTGCCGTTTTGTCGCCAACACGAGAGCAGCTTACTGCGCTGAGAGAGAAACATGGACAAACACTTGAAACCTGGTGGCACGAGCGATTCGGTTATGGGTTCGATTGCCTTACTCAATCAGAAGCTCGTTACCTCGAACGCTCCCCGGATGCTGACACCATCCGAAGTCGCCTTATTGAGGAAGAGTAA
- a CDS encoding acylneuraminate cytidylyltransferase family protein gives MKTLALIPLRGGSKSIPKKNIKPLAGKPLCAWVLEAATAAERIDAVYVSTDCPEIAAVVQGLNLGVQLIERPAEYATDEASTEAVMLHFIAQAPFERLVTIQATSPQLRAADLDTALARFDQERLDSLLSAVRTKRFFWHDDATPINYDPLQRPRRQDFPGTLMENGAFYITRRAILERHRCRLGGRIGRCDVL, from the coding sequence ATGAAGACACTAGCCCTCATCCCCCTGCGCGGCGGCTCCAAAAGCATCCCGAAGAAAAACATCAAGCCCCTGGCCGGCAAACCCCTGTGCGCCTGGGTGCTGGAGGCCGCCACCGCCGCTGAGCGCATCGATGCGGTCTATGTCTCCACCGACTGCCCCGAGATCGCCGCCGTCGTCCAGGGCCTGAACCTGGGCGTGCAGCTCATCGAGCGTCCGGCTGAATACGCCACCGACGAGGCCTCCACCGAAGCCGTCATGCTCCACTTCATAGCGCAGGCGCCCTTCGAGCGCCTGGTCACCATCCAGGCCACCTCCCCGCAACTGCGCGCCGCGGATCTCGACACCGCCCTCGCGCGCTTCGACCAGGAGCGGCTCGACTCGCTCCTCAGCGCCGTGCGCACCAAACGCTTCTTCTGGCACGACGACGCCACCCCGATCAATTACGATCCCCTCCAGCGCCCGCGCCGCCAGGACTTTCCCGGCACCCTGATGGAAAACGGCGCCTTCTACATTACCCGCCGCGCCATCCTGGAACGCCACCGCTGCCGCCTCGGCGGGCGCATCGGTCGCTGTGATGTCCTTTGA